From Prosthecobacter sp., the proteins below share one genomic window:
- a CDS encoding glucan biosynthesis protein: MKFPLPLSLLTLFASPCLAQVALESVKDFANLEKVAAQLALQPYQAPTQQLDPFFDSLKYDGHRKIIFDGKKALFGDLGETCRVEFFHPGWMFKKPVIFYNMQTASTVNVPFDRTHFNYHDLELPANARNPVGYAGFKVLAPDSLIGRPFEFMVFMGASYFRAVTTKLGYGISARAVAVNTIGGEPEEFPDFTHFWFQQPKTGDKSFKLLALLNGPSITGAYQFETAPGVTTEMKIKATLHLRKPVKMLGIAPFSSMFWFGENSNPKPYDFRPEVHDSDGLQVEIADGPTIWRPLDVSRDLRLSIFETDKLQGFGLAERDRDFNNFQDLEANYHRRPAVWVEPMSGFGKGAVTLVELSTGEETWDNIVAMWKPDQLPATPAEPLKVEYKLNWLDQHEPGGLYKVTSSRRGFVMDSDDHLYVIDFAPQRLTVNPHDDKWTPDIDVVLSGGEGKVLDKRVMRNNETGGWRAFFKLDVPEKSNLLEIMMELKDGAKVISERWMYQWRR, from the coding sequence ATGAAGTTTCCCCTCCCGCTTTCTCTTCTCACGTTGTTTGCCAGTCCGTGCCTCGCCCAAGTGGCCTTGGAATCGGTCAAAGACTTTGCGAATCTGGAGAAAGTGGCCGCGCAGCTCGCGCTTCAGCCCTACCAGGCACCAACGCAGCAGCTCGACCCGTTTTTTGACAGCCTGAAATACGACGGGCATCGGAAGATCATTTTCGATGGAAAAAAAGCCCTGTTTGGAGACCTCGGGGAAACTTGTCGCGTGGAGTTCTTCCATCCTGGATGGATGTTCAAGAAGCCCGTCATCTTTTACAACATGCAGACGGCCTCCACCGTGAATGTGCCCTTTGATCGCACCCATTTTAACTACCATGACCTTGAGCTGCCAGCCAATGCTAGGAACCCGGTCGGCTATGCGGGCTTCAAGGTGCTCGCGCCCGACTCTCTCATCGGCCGGCCGTTCGAGTTCATGGTGTTCATGGGCGCGAGTTATTTCCGCGCGGTGACGACAAAACTCGGCTACGGCATCTCAGCGCGTGCGGTGGCGGTGAACACCATCGGCGGAGAGCCGGAGGAGTTTCCCGATTTCACCCATTTCTGGTTTCAGCAGCCGAAGACGGGCGACAAATCGTTCAAACTGCTCGCGCTGCTCAATGGCCCGAGCATCACGGGCGCATACCAGTTTGAAACCGCACCGGGCGTGACCACTGAGATGAAGATCAAGGCCACACTGCATCTGCGCAAGCCGGTGAAGATGCTCGGCATCGCGCCGTTCTCGAGCATGTTCTGGTTCGGCGAAAACTCGAATCCCAAACCTTATGATTTTCGCCCCGAGGTGCATGATTCGGACGGTTTGCAGGTCGAGATCGCAGATGGCCCAACGATCTGGCGGCCGCTGGATGTCAGCCGAGACCTGCGCCTGAGCATTTTCGAGACGGACAAGCTCCAAGGCTTCGGCCTCGCGGAGCGTGACCGCGACTTCAACAACTTCCAGGATCTCGAAGCCAACTATCATCGTCGTCCCGCAGTGTGGGTGGAGCCGATGAGCGGGTTTGGCAAAGGAGCCGTGACGCTGGTCGAGCTTTCCACCGGCGAAGAGACTTGGGACAACATCGTGGCGATGTGGAAGCCTGATCAACTGCCCGCCACGCCTGCGGAACCGTTGAAGGTCGAGTATAAGCTCAACTGGCTCGACCAGCATGAGCCGGGTGGCTTGTACAAGGTCACCAGTTCACGGCGCGGCTTTGTGATGGACTCGGACGATCATCTTTATGTCATCGACTTTGCGCCGCAGAGACTGACGGTTAATCCGCACGATGACAAATGGACGCCTGACATCGACGTGGTGCTCAGCGGTGGCGAGGGGAAGGTGCTGGACAAGCGTGTGATGCGCAACAACGAGACCGGCGGCTGGCGTGCCTTCTTCAAACTCGATGTGCCGGAGAAAAGCAATCTGCTGGAGATCATGATGGAGCTGAAAGATGGAGCGAAGGTGATCTCTGAACGCTGGATGTATCAGTGGCGCCGATGA
- a CDS encoding DUF2238 domain-containing protein, with translation MSSNPPAKLLPVFLFNGAYIALAVAMSISRGNREFIFYIVVMLVLVAVMSLVHRRVKLTTGLLWAFSAWGLAHMAGGLCPLPAGWPYNGDHAVLYSWWIIPERLKYDQIVHAYGFGITTWLCWHILRNALRQPDGGPVHPTFGMLTLCAAAGMGFGALNEVIEFIAVLTIPNTNVGGYENTGWDLVANLVGTILAALAIRFTAKSAV, from the coding sequence ATGAGTTCAAACCCGCCCGCGAAGCTGTTGCCGGTCTTCCTTTTCAATGGTGCCTACATTGCCCTGGCGGTCGCCATGTCCATCTCACGAGGCAACCGCGAGTTCATCTTCTACATCGTTGTGATGCTCGTGCTCGTCGCCGTGATGAGCCTCGTCCACCGCCGGGTGAAGCTCACCACCGGCCTGTTGTGGGCCTTTTCCGCCTGGGGACTGGCCCACATGGCCGGCGGCCTCTGCCCGCTGCCCGCAGGCTGGCCCTACAATGGCGATCACGCGGTGCTCTACAGTTGGTGGATCATTCCCGAGCGGCTGAAATACGACCAGATCGTCCACGCCTACGGCTTCGGCATCACCACCTGGCTGTGCTGGCACATTCTGCGCAACGCCCTGCGTCAGCCCGACGGCGGCCCCGTACACCCGACTTTTGGCATGCTCACGCTGTGCGCCGCCGCAGGCATGGGTTTCGGTGCTTTGAACGAGGTCATTGAATTCATCGCCGTCCTCACCATTCCAAACACCAACGTCGGCGGCTACGAAAACACCGGCTGGGATCTCGTCGCGAATCTCGTCGGCACCATCCTCGCAGCGCTGGCCATTCGTTTTACCGCGAAATCTGCCGTGTGA
- a CDS encoding DUF1552 domain-containing protein, with the protein MNSPHIAKSLPRRRFLRGAGVTLALPLLECLMPVFARGAKPLTPKRMLLISNNLGVLPKPFFPQGTGRDYELSPYLSALADFRKDFTVFSGLSHPDVNGGHSTENCFLTAARGPTKSGFRNQISLDQFAAEKLGQVTRFPTLNLGVNIDKANRSLSWTRDGVLLPAEDSAPALFQKMFVQGDPAAVQKQLRRLEERGSILDTLLDDTKQFSRSLGSDDKARLDQYLTSVREVEERLLTAREWELRPKPATQQPPPADIQDKKLFFEKFDLMLAMAQLALESDSTRIVTLMVDAFATPVFKLHPDQNTTDGYHNLSHHGQAVEKVKQLEDADRQQMALLHKLLQNLATKPDGDARLLDRTMILYGSNMGDANTHDNTNLPILLAGGGFQHGKHLAFKRDANTPLSNLFVSMLQQMGAEVDQFGSSNGSLAEFQTV; encoded by the coding sequence ATGAACTCCCCTCACATCGCCAAAAGCCTCCCGCGCCGCCGCTTCTTGCGCGGTGCGGGTGTCACGCTGGCTTTGCCGCTGCTGGAGTGCCTGATGCCGGTGTTTGCGCGTGGCGCGAAACCGCTGACACCGAAGCGCATGCTGTTGATCTCGAACAACCTCGGCGTGCTGCCGAAGCCATTCTTTCCGCAGGGCACGGGGCGTGATTACGAGTTGTCGCCCTACCTCTCGGCGCTCGCGGATTTCCGCAAAGACTTCACAGTGTTCAGCGGACTCTCGCATCCTGATGTGAATGGCGGGCACAGCACGGAGAACTGCTTCCTCACCGCCGCACGCGGGCCGACGAAGAGCGGGTTTCGCAATCAAATCTCCCTCGACCAGTTCGCGGCGGAGAAGCTCGGGCAAGTGACGCGATTCCCGACGCTGAACCTCGGCGTGAACATCGACAAGGCGAACCGCAGCCTCTCCTGGACACGCGATGGCGTGCTGCTGCCTGCCGAGGACAGCGCTCCCGCCTTGTTTCAGAAAATGTTCGTCCAGGGCGATCCTGCGGCGGTGCAAAAGCAGCTCCGTCGCCTCGAAGAACGCGGCAGCATCCTCGACACACTGCTCGATGACACTAAGCAGTTCAGCCGCAGCCTCGGCAGCGATGACAAGGCGCGGCTCGATCAATACCTCACCTCCGTGCGCGAGGTGGAGGAGCGCCTGCTCACCGCCCGCGAGTGGGAACTCAGGCCCAAGCCCGCAACGCAGCAGCCACCGCCCGCCGACATCCAGGACAAGAAGCTCTTCTTTGAAAAATTTGACCTCATGCTCGCCATGGCGCAGCTCGCGCTGGAGTCTGACAGCACGCGCATCGTCACGCTGATGGTCGATGCCTTTGCCACGCCGGTTTTCAAACTGCATCCCGATCAAAACACCACCGACGGCTACCACAACCTCAGCCACCACGGCCAGGCCGTCGAAAAAGTAAAACAACTTGAAGACGCCGACCGCCAGCAGATGGCGCTGCTGCACAAGCTCCTCCAAAACCTCGCCACCAAGCCCGATGGCGATGCGCGCCTGCTAGACCGCACGATGATCCTCTACGGCAGCAACATGGGCGACGCGAACACGCACGACAACACCAACCTCCCCATCCTCCTCGCCGGCGGTGGCTTCCAGCACGGCAAACACCTCGCCTTCAAACGCGATGCCAACACACCCCTGAGCAATCTCTTCGTCTCCATGCTTCAGCAGATGGGTGCGGAGGTAGATCAGTTTGGATCGAGCAACGGCTCACTGGCTGAATTCCAAACCGTCTGA
- a CDS encoding SMI1/KNR4 family protein — protein sequence MTIIELIQDASAAWDRQPPATETMVAKLASESGYNLPEDYLTFLRQTNGGEGELGVQPGWFQIWNAEDVIEFGVGYEVPKYAPGFFAFGSNGGGEILAFDTRNGTPWTIVALPCIGLEPDEAMTVASSFNEFVAQMGRVYQE from the coding sequence ATGACCATTATCGAACTCATTCAAGATGCCTCCGCTGCTTGGGATCGCCAGCCTCCAGCGACCGAAACCATGGTCGCTAAACTCGCCTCTGAATCAGGTTATAATCTGCCGGAGGATTATTTGACGTTCCTGCGCCAAACGAATGGCGGCGAAGGCGAATTGGGTGTTCAACCCGGCTGGTTTCAAATATGGAACGCTGAGGACGTGATTGAGTTTGGTGTTGGATATGAAGTTCCGAAATACGCACCCGGGTTCTTTGCCTTTGGTAGTAACGGAGGTGGTGAGATCTTGGCTTTTGACACCCGAAACGGCACTCCTTGGACTATTGTGGCATTGCCATGCATTGGACTGGAGCCTGATGAAGCGATGACGGTTGCTTCAAGTTTCAACGAGTTCGTGGCCCAGATGGGAAGAGTCTATCAAGAGTAA
- a CDS encoding DUF1592 domain-containing protein — MPQRETMNRALVILCVLPISAVQSQTVPPQIEQSCIECHDKETAKGSLDLTALKFDLTDHATRERWIRIHDRVEKGEMPPKAEDLSAEQRAALVKSLATSIHAVDHAEVVADGRGPLRRMNRDEYEQNLRDVLQLPSLDIRDMLPEDREGHHFNKCAETLDMSRVQLTAYLDAAEAALRAAMSTEPKPPAVTKFRAVGTSLFTDKSTFGEREAMFFAKDNQAVDPKQLDAMRDDPTLELALFRSAHWPYYGYPKGFVARLPGEYKVRFSARAVLQLQGHQLKPATQPVPMTFRARKPSGPDVSGDVRATGGIMDVPPEKTTFETIIRLLPGETFEYSLLGLPVPLARNVKGGPPTYRYPPFPEGGQPGVAFQWLEVEGPISSATWPPPSHRVLFGYSPTQDPKTLLRRFVKLVAREPIAEEALQTFDALIQSRLNEKAPFNESMLAGYKAFLCSGHYLYLREPEREDDHFAIASRLSHFLTNTRPDAVLSELAAKKQLREKEVLKRETERLITSSGFERFIRSFTDYWLNLRHIRRDEPDIRLYPEYRFDDYLVESMEMETRAFVTAMIRDNLPAKVLVDADFIFANDRLAKHYALQPLSGSAMHQVTLPKDSPLGGLLTQAAILKVTANGTTTSPVVRGAWIMERLIGEPPPPPPASVPAVEPDIRGAKTIRDLLALHTKSKSCAACHARFDPVGLALENFDILGGWRTRYRGLEEGERITGIDRAGHDYAYTLAAHVDASGKLLDGRSFQNIRDLKAHLASNPRQLARNLLHQFTIYATGTPVRFSDRPEIELMLDACAKDGYRVGDLLHALVQSRIFLGGQKD, encoded by the coding sequence ATGCCTCAACGTGAAACGATGAATCGCGCCCTCGTCATCCTCTGCGTTCTCCCCATCTCTGCGGTGCAATCTCAAACTGTGCCGCCCCAGATCGAGCAGAGCTGCATCGAGTGCCACGACAAGGAAACCGCCAAAGGCAGTCTCGATCTCACCGCGCTGAAGTTTGATCTCACCGATCACGCCACGCGCGAGCGTTGGATTCGCATCCACGACCGCGTCGAGAAAGGTGAGATGCCTCCGAAGGCCGAGGATTTGTCTGCGGAGCAACGTGCCGCCTTGGTGAAGTCGCTTGCCACCTCGATTCATGCAGTAGATCACGCCGAAGTCGTCGCGGATGGCCGCGGGCCGTTGCGGCGGATGAATCGCGACGAATACGAACAGAACCTCCGCGATGTCCTCCAGCTCCCGAGCCTCGACATCCGTGACATGCTACCCGAGGACCGCGAGGGGCATCATTTCAACAAATGCGCCGAAACGCTCGACATGTCGCGCGTGCAGCTCACGGCCTATCTTGATGCCGCCGAAGCTGCGCTGCGTGCGGCGATGTCCACCGAACCCAAACCGCCTGCGGTGACAAAGTTCCGCGCTGTAGGCACGAGTTTGTTCACGGATAAATCCACCTTTGGCGAGCGCGAAGCGATGTTCTTCGCCAAGGACAACCAAGCCGTCGATCCGAAGCAGCTCGATGCCATGCGCGACGATCCCACGCTCGAACTCGCGCTCTTTCGCTCCGCCCACTGGCCCTACTACGGCTACCCGAAGGGCTTCGTCGCGAGGCTGCCGGGAGAATACAAGGTGCGCTTCTCCGCGCGCGCCGTGTTGCAGTTGCAGGGCCATCAACTCAAGCCAGCCACTCAGCCGGTGCCGATGACTTTCCGTGCGCGCAAGCCCTCCGGCCCCGATGTGTCCGGCGATGTCCGCGCGACAGGCGGCATTATGGACGTGCCGCCGGAGAAAACGACCTTTGAGACGATCATCCGCCTGCTTCCTGGCGAGACCTTTGAATACAGCCTGCTCGGCCTGCCTGTGCCGCTCGCCCGCAATGTCAAAGGCGGCCCGCCAACCTATCGCTACCCGCCGTTTCCTGAAGGGGGACAACCCGGCGTCGCTTTTCAATGGCTCGAAGTCGAGGGACCGATCTCATCGGCAACATGGCCGCCACCATCGCATCGCGTGTTGTTCGGTTATTCGCCCACCCAAGACCCCAAAACGCTGCTGCGTCGCTTCGTGAAGCTCGTCGCACGCGAACCCATCGCTGAGGAGGCGCTGCAGACGTTCGATGCGCTCATCCAAAGCCGGCTCAATGAAAAAGCGCCGTTCAACGAGTCGATGCTGGCCGGTTACAAAGCCTTCCTCTGCTCCGGGCACTACTTGTATCTGCGGGAGCCGGAACGTGAAGACGATCATTTTGCCATCGCCTCACGTCTCTCGCATTTTTTGACGAATACTCGGCCCGATGCCGTCCTGAGCGAACTGGCGGCGAAAAAGCAGCTCCGTGAGAAAGAGGTGCTCAAACGTGAAACCGAGCGTCTCATCACCAGCAGCGGCTTTGAGCGCTTCATTCGAAGTTTCACCGACTACTGGCTCAATCTCCGCCACATCCGCCGCGACGAGCCGGACATCCGACTCTATCCCGAATATCGCTTCGATGATTATCTCGTCGAAAGCATGGAGATGGAAACACGCGCCTTCGTCACCGCGATGATTCGCGACAACCTGCCCGCCAAGGTGCTTGTGGATGCCGATTTCATCTTCGCCAACGACCGCCTGGCAAAACACTATGCGCTCCAGCCACTCAGCGGCTCGGCGATGCACCAGGTCACGCTGCCGAAGGACAGCCCGCTTGGTGGACTCCTGACGCAGGCCGCCATTTTGAAAGTCACCGCCAACGGCACCACCACCTCGCCCGTCGTGCGCGGTGCCTGGATCATGGAGCGCCTCATCGGCGAACCACCACCGCCGCCGCCCGCCAGCGTCCCTGCCGTCGAGCCGGACATTCGCGGTGCCAAAACCATCCGCGATCTGCTCGCCCTGCACACGAAATCCAAATCCTGCGCCGCTTGTCATGCGCGATTTGATCCGGTTGGCCTCGCGCTGGAAAACTTCGACATCCTCGGCGGCTGGCGCACGCGTTATCGCGGCCTGGAGGAAGGCGAGCGCATCACCGGCATCGACCGTGCCGGCCATGATTACGCTTACACGCTTGCCGCCCACGTCGATGCCAGCGGCAAGCTGCTGGATGGCCGCAGCTTCCAAAACATCCGAGATCTCAAGGCCCACCTCGCCTCCAATCCGCGCCAGCTCGCCCGCAATCTACTCCATCAATTCACGATCTACGCCACCGGCACACCCGTGCGCTTTTCGGATCGTCCAGAGATCGAGTTGATGCTCGATGCATGTGCGAAAGATGGCTATCGCGTTGGCGATTTGCTGCATGCGCTGGTGCAGAGCCGCATTTTTCTCGGAGGTCAGAAAGATTGA